From Rutidosis leptorrhynchoides isolate AG116_Rl617_1_P2 chromosome 3, CSIRO_AGI_Rlap_v1, whole genome shotgun sequence, a single genomic window includes:
- the LOC139901965 gene encoding uncharacterized protein, with product MADEGALLVNKLDFGDSLYLHPSDIAGTPLINRTENYKIWSRSIMLALGTKNKLGCNSVVLSWLLGSIYDELYSGLIFSDNATTVWTELKETYDKVDGSVTFNIHHKINSLKQNGSSLSEYYHSLNSLWKHNDAMIVVPTCTCIAAAHITNHNKVFKLMQFLMGLDDCYMAVRSNLLLRDPLPDVKTAFAVVSREESHRGVSVKQNDKSQSSLFIAQTTNKFNNKFTSNTNSGKFKGPNPNLQCTKCNKTSHTIDRCFEIIGYPTGYKRDSKIGNNLIMSKLFVSPFASLADRFLGVKVG from the exons ATGGCTGATGAGGGTGCTCTTTTGGTTAATAAGCTTGATTTTGGTGATTCACTTTATTTGCATCCTAGTGATATTGCCGGAACACCTTTAATTAATAGAACTGAGAATTATAAAATATGGAGTAGATCTATCATGCTTGCTTTAGGTACTAAAAATAAACTAGG ATGTAACTCTGTTGTCTTGTCTTGGTTGCTTGGTTCAATATATGATGAACTTTATTCTGGATTAATCTTTTCTGATAATGCTACTACTGTTTGGACTGAATTAAAAGAAACTTATGATAAGGTTGATGGATCTGTTACATTTAATATACATCATAAGATAAATTCATTAAAACAAAATGGTAGTTCTTTATCTGAATATTATCATAGTCTTAATAGTTTGTGGAAACATAATGATGCCATGATTGTTGTTCCTACTTGTACTTGTATTGCTGCTGCTCATATAACTAATCATAATAAAGTATTTAAACTGATGCAATTCTTGATGGGTCTTGATGATTGTTATATGGCTGTTAGAAGTAATTTGTTATTAAGGGATCCTTTACCTGATGTTAAAACTGCTTTTGCTGTTGTTTCTAGAGAAGAATCACATAGGGGTGTGTCTGTAAAACAAAATGATAAGTCTCAATCTTCTTTGTTTATTGCTCAAACTACTAATAAATTCAATAATAAATTCACTAGTAATACTAATAGTGGAAAGTTTAAGGGTCCTAATCCTAATCTTCAATGTACTAAATGCAATAAAACTAGTCATACCATTGATAGATGTTTTGAAATAATAGGATATCCAACTGGTTATAAAAGGGATTCAAAAATTGGAAACAACCTAATAATGTCAAAACTGTTTGTTAGTCCCTTTGCAAGCCTAGCTGATCGGTTCTTAGGTGTTAAAGTGGGTTAA